The genome window TCAAAGTTCCACCCCGCGAGGCTTCGCGACCGCTTGCGTCATTGACGCTTCAAGAAGCGCTCCAACCAGTCGAACTGCTGCTCGTAAACAAATTTCCAGTTCTGCAGCTTGTTGTAATAATGCCCTTCGTCGGGGAAATAGATGAACTTGGCCGGCACCCCCAGGCGCTGCAGGGCGGTGAACATGGCGACCCCCTGCGAGAGGTCGACGCGGTAGTCCCGCCCGCCGTGGCAAACCAGGGTCGGTGTCTTGAAATTCTGCGCGAAGGTGCTGGGCGAGGAGCGCATGTATTCGTCGCGGTTGGCCATGGGCGTGCCGCCGAATTCCATTTCCGGGAACCATAGCTCATCGGCGCTATAGTAGC of Candidatus Aminicenantes bacterium contains these proteins:
- a CDS encoding prolyl oligopeptidase family serine peptidase; the encoded protein is YLIAKYPFIDGGKVGASGRSYGGYLVNWLNGQTDRFACFVSIDGIFDQLMCYYSADELWFPEMEFGGTPMANRDEYMRSSPSTFAQNFKTPTLVCHGGRDYRVDLSQGVAMFTALQRLGVPAKFIYFPDEGHYYNKLQNWKFVYEQQFDWLERFLKRQ